AACGGTGGCATGGCCGGCTCTTGCCACGCCATGGAGACATTCGTTCCACCAGTTGTATTTGGGAATGTCCAGGCGCGGAACGGCGGGCGCATCGTGTCCCATCTGCGAAATTTTTTCTTCCAACGTCATGCGGCTGATGAGATCCTTAACCCGCTCCTCGAGGGGTAGTTGCGGATTTTTGTAGGCAGGCAACTCAGCCGGTTGTGCATGTGAAGCAAAAAACAAGAGACAAAGCAAAAAGACATAAAGATGCTTCATGAAAGACGGCCTCCTTTTTTGAGTACTTTGAAATAGTTGCTTTTTTGTACCAAGATACAAGAAAAAAGAGAAAAATCAAAGTGAAGCAGACTGCGGGCTAAGTCTACATAATGAAAAAATGCGCCGACGGTGTAACCGCCGGCGCCTCGATATTGCTTTGAGATAGTGTGAATTTAAAATTCTAACGCCGATTGACCTTTGCAAGCTGCAGATTCTGCAATGCGAGACGAACTTCGGCATTGGTGACGCGGTCGCCCGGCTTAAGCCGAATCATCTCGTTCCATCTTCCGTCGCCGTTGATATCCCACCAGCCGAACCCGTCCCCGGCATCAATGCGGCCGTTGTTGTTGACATCGTCCCATCCTTCAACCCAAACCTCAGTCGCCTTTTGCAGCGACAGCGGAATGGTAAACGATCCGTCCGCCGGATTGACCCGCGCCTGAGCCAGAAGGATGATCTGATCCGTGTGCGAGCTGTCAAGCAACGCATAGCAGTACTGGCTCAAATTGCGTCCCGGCCAGCGCACAAAACCGCTGACTTCCGTATAACCGATGCTTTTGATGAAAACGGACAAAAAGTTGTACCAATTGGTCTCTTTGAATTTGAGCTTAACATAATTGGTCGAGTCGAATTGGTCAGGAATAAAGGGAAAATGAATGGTAAGCCCGCCGCGCGAGAGCCCGGGCGCGTTGGTCTTTGTAAAAGGCACCGCCGCATTGATGGCGGAAATGACATCATTGGCGCTGTTGCGAATCAGGTTGATCTCTTTCAGGGTCGGTTCCTGCAGGATCTTTTTGAGAAATTCGCGCAAGTCGACAAACGCCGGATCGTCGTAATCCGTATAGTGTGTCTGGCCCCAAGCGTGCTGAACTTCATTCCAGGCGCCGCGATTTTCCGTAATCAGACGGTTCCCCAGTTCGGAAATTTTTGCGCCGAGAGAGCGGATTTTGCTGAGGTCAGTGACCGCCATGTGGGTTATTTTTTGCGCCTCATTGCCTTTGTCATACACTGCTTGAGCTATCTTGGTGGCCAAATCCAAGCTCTCCATATTCGGATTTGCGACGAGTTGCGCCATCCAGACATCAGACCCCAATACGCTTAACATCGGCATGGTGAATTCGCAGGCCACCATATAATCGCCGACCTCCTGCAGCTCGTAGGCGACCTCGACTTGGCTCATCAAACAGGCATGAAAGACGATTACGTCGAAATGGACGGTATTGGAAAGCGCCTGACGGATTGCCGGCATGGACATGAGCGAACCGCCGCCGTTCTGTTCGTCTTCGCAGGCGCCGCGCCAGCCGCCGCCGTGGTCGTTGATAATGAGCGCATAATGCTTGGCCGGGTACTCGGTTTTTGCCCAGTTCATAAAATCCTTCAGAGTTTGAGGATCGGACATGTCCTTTGTTCCCAAATCCTTAAGAGATTTCGAACTGATTTTATCGGGCAGCTCATCCGGTTTTTTCTCCACCAGGTAGTAATTTGCATTACCTCCGGTTTTAAGGGAACTGACCATGACCACTGCCGTCACCTGATCAGTCGATCCCACTTTTTCCATTTCCTGGACGTCGGCAATAATATAGCTTGTCCCCGCCTGACTGACGTCGAGATTATTGTTCCCGTCAAAATAACCCATGATGGTCCACAAACGTTCTTTGGCCTGCGGTTCGGTGGATTTTTTACCGCAGGACACAAAGAACATGATCAATCCTGCACTGATCAGGAGAATACCTGCTTTGGTTTTCATGGCTCCCCTCTTTGGTTTTAGTGATATTGTTCCAAAGTTATTTTTATTTTTTTGTATTTCTATTTACAAGTAATTACAATAAAAATCAAGACAATTTATTTCAAATTTTCGCCCATGCATCGGAAGCGTGGGTTTATTTATGAGAAAGTAAGAAGCCCAGAAAAATAGTTTTCGTTCATATTACCGAGGATATTTTGCAGGATTGACTTGTCTGCTCCACGTTTTTAATAGACCAACTCAACCGTCATTTCAAAGACTGTCGAAGACGGCTTTGCCGAAGGGGTATAGGAAACATGATCGAAATTGAACAGGATCTTGTTTCTGCCGATAATATGCCAAGCCAGACCGCCGATCCATCGGTCAGACGTCACTGTGCCGGCGGGCTTGTCGACCTGAAACACATCGTGACGACCAATTAGGCTGAAGCGGCCGTGAACGATGCGCCAATCGACAAAGGCGCTGTAACCGCGATTACGGAAGGGCATCGCAGCGGCGTCGCTCAGCTCGCCCAAATGATCGCCGATGCCGCGAAAATATTGCGCCGTAAGCACCGCTTTTCGACTTTCATAGGAGACAAAACCGGCGTGGGTCTGCCAGCGCGGACTCGACTCCAAATTGCCGCGGCCGTATGCGCCCATATAGCTGAACTGAAGTCCGGTCAGTGCCTCCGGCAAAGGTCTCAGCGTAAAGCGCCATTGCAAAGTTTTATTGCGATTCATCTCCAACGCATGATATCCGCCGCCGTTATATATCCCCGCGGCCAAGGAGCCGTATTTTCCAGGATACCCCGCATTGACATTTTTCTGATATTCTGTATCCACTTTTCCGCCCAACAACGATGTGACGGTTACGCCGAAATCCGCTGAGCTAAAGATCTTGGTTCGGTCGAGAAAATGCGGACTCTGCATGCGGTACAGGTTGATCTTTTCCTCAAACTCGATCCAAGGCGTAAAGACTTCGCCGAACAAAAGGCTGGGATCTGAAAATATACCAAAGCCGGGCGCCTTGTACTCCAAATAGCAATATTTCAGTCTCATCTCGACATCGCCAAGGCCGTCGCCCTCACGATCCACCGTAATATCGGGCGTGATTCGCCCCGAGAGGCTTTTAGTAATGCTCCTCCGATAGGACAAATAACCTCTCTTGATTAAAAACTCGCAGGTTTCCGGGCCATCCTTGCTCATGTACTGAAACCCCAGAAACAGCTGGGCGGTCAAGGAGCTGCTTTCGGCCGCCCGCAAAATGTCCTGCATTCTTTTTTCGAGTTCCGTTTGCTCAACCTGCGCCCATAACAGAACCGGTATAAAAAACAACGCGCCCAGGGTTTTAACATGCATAATTCCCTACTCCTATTTGCAAATTCGATTTAATAGAACCGTTTTCGCCTGGCAATAAAGCTGAACAAAGTCGTTTTGGTTAAGAATAGCAGGAGGAAATTTTTACCTTCCCACGAAGAACATGAAAAGAAAAAAACCACCGGCCCACGATGAGCCGGTGGTTTCAGCAAAAAGCTCTACGGCTAAAAGCCCCGATAAAGATGATAATACACTTCGTTCCAACGCAGTTCTTTTTTAAAGTCGGCAATCTGTGTATTTTCGTCAATCAGTACATATTCAATCCCGGCCATTTCGGTAAAATCTTCAAGATGCTGTGCGGTTAAAGCCATGCTGAAACCGGTATGATGCGCACCTCCCGCCAGGATCCATGCTTCTGCGCCGATTTGCAGATTCGGTTTCGGCACCCAAACGACACGGGCAACGGGCAGTTTGGGCAGCGCTGCATCGGGCAGAACCACCTGCACCGGATTGACGATCATGCGGAATCGGTTGCCTAGATCAATAAGCGAAGCGTTGACCGCCTCGCCCTCTGGAACGTTGAAGACCAGACGCGCCGGATCCGCCTTGCCGCCGATGCTGAGCGGATGAACCTGCAGCGAGGGTTTGCCCGCCGCCAAGGAAGCGCAAACTTCCAACATGTGAGCGCCGAGCACTTTCATGCAGGACGGATCCAGATGATAAGTGTAATCCTCCATGAAGGAAGTTCCACCCGGCAAGCCTGTAGACATCACTTTCATAGCCCGAACCAAAGCCGCTGTTTTCCAATCGCCTTCGGCGCCGAAACCGTACCCCTCGGCCATCAGCCGTTGAACCGCCAAACCGGGCAGTTGCGGCAGACCGTGAAGGTCCTCGAAGGTGGTGGTAAAGGCTTTAAAGCCGCCCCTATCCAAAAAGGCGCGCAACCCGGCCTCAATTCTTGCCGCATCCCGCAAAGCCCCCTTAAGCCGCTCATCGCTTTTGACGGAAGGGGCAATCTCATATTGCTCTTCATATTCC
The DNA window shown above is from candidate division KSB1 bacterium and carries:
- a CDS encoding glucan 1,4-alpha-glucosidase produces the protein MKHLYVFLLCLLFFASHAQPAELPAYKNPQLPLEERVKDLISRMTLEEKISQMGHDAPAVPRLDIPKYNWWNECLHGVARAGHATVFPQAVALAATWDDELMFRIADIISTEARAKHHEFVRQGQRNIYQGLTFWSPNINIFRDPRWGRGQET
- a CDS encoding clostripain-related cysteine peptidase, coding for MKTKAGILLISAGLIMFFVSCGKKSTEPQAKERLWTIMGYFDGNNNLDVSQAGTSYIIADVQEMEKVGSTDQVTAVVMVSSLKTGGNANYYLVEKKPDELPDKISSKSLKDLGTKDMSDPQTLKDFMNWAKTEYPAKHYALIINDHGGGWRGACEDEQNGGGSLMSMPAIRQALSNTVHFDVIVFHACLMSQVEVAYELQEVGDYMVACEFTMPMLSVLGSDVWMAQLVANPNMESLDLATKIAQAVYDKGNEAQKITHMAVTDLSKIRSLGAKISELGNRLITENRGAWNEVQHAWGQTHYTDYDDPAFVDLREFLKKILQEPTLKEINLIRNSANDVISAINAAVPFTKTNAPGLSRGGLTIHFPFIPDQFDSTNYVKLKFKETNWYNFLSVFIKSIGYTEVSGFVRWPGRNLSQYCYALLDSSHTDQIILLAQARVNPADGSFTIPLSLQKATEVWVEGWDDVNNNGRIDAGDGFGWWDINGDGRWNEMIRLKPGDRVTNAEVRLALQNLQLAKVNRR
- the araA gene encoding L-arabinose isomerase yields the protein MQKVFQSLEVWFVTGSQHLYGEKTLQQVAEDAKEIAQALNQSAKIPATVVFKPVMTTPETIRTLCQEANAAPQCIGIIAWMHTFSPAKMWIAGLSILRKPMLHLHTQYNRLIPWDKIDMDFMNLNQSAHGDREFGFINTRLRMNRKVVVGYWQDEDVQEKLAVWMRAAAAWHDWQTLKVVRFGDNMREVAVTEGDKVEAQKQFGFSVNGYGIGDLAAEVNRADEAVVTSLLKEYEEQYEIAPSVKSDERLKGALRDAARIEAGLRAFLDRGGFKAFTTTFEDLHGLPQLPGLAVQRLMAEGYGFGAEGDWKTAALVRAMKVMSTGLPGGTSFMEDYTYHLDPSCMKVLGAHMLEVCASLAAGKPSLQVHPLSIGGKADPARLVFNVPEGEAVNASLIDLGNRFRMIVNPVQVVLPDAALPKLPVARVVWVPKPNLQIGAEAWILAGGAHHTGFSMALTAQHLEDFTEMAGIEYVLIDENTQIADFKKELRWNEVYYHLYRGF